The DNA sequence CTCGTCTACCCGCTCGCGTTCGGGGCGCTGGTCCTGGCGAAGGGCTATTCCATCGCCAAGAGCGCGCTGGTGCCCGCGCTCGTCAGGAACAAGAGCGAGCTGGTCAATGCCAACTCCCGTCTGGCGTTACTGAGCGTGATCGCGGCCATCTTGGGTGGTCTGCCGGCCGCCGGCGTTCAGCACCTCTTCGGTGCCGACTGGTCGTTGCGCGTCGCTGCGGTCGTCTTCGCCGCCGCGGCAATCCTGGGGTTCCAGATCCCGAAGGCGCCCACGAGGGGCCCGGCGGACAGTCGCGACGACGAGGTGATCGAAGCGGAGCTCCACCAGCCGAGCATCCTGCTCGCCGGGAGCGCGATGGCCGTGCTCCGTGGCAGCGTCGGTTTCCTCTCCTTCTTCACGGCTTTCGCGTTGAAGAACGACCTGTTCGGGTTGGGGGTCACGCTCGGCGCGGCTGCGGTTGGCGGATTCGTCGGTGTGGTCGCGGCGCCGATCGCTCGCCGTTCCGAACGCGAGGAGGTGATTCTCGCGTCGGCGCTCGTGTTGCCGGCGGCGTTCACGCTGTTCGGCGCGTTCATCGGTGGGACGTTCGGGTTCATGATGGCCGCGTTCGCCGTCGCGATCGGAGCAGCCGCCGGACGGCTCGGCTTCGACAGCTTGCTGCAGCGCGACGGACCCGACGCCGTGCGCGGTCGTGCGTTCGCGCGCTTCGAGACGCGCTTCCAGCTCGTTTGGGTGATCGGCGGGATACTCGGCGTGATCCCGATCGCCGAGAAGTTCGGCCTGTTCGTGCTCTCGGTCGTGTTGCTCTGCGCAGCCGCTTCGTACGTGGCGGCGCTCCGCGCCGCACGACGGCGAGGGATGCGCACGAAGCTGATGCCCGATTCGGTCGATCGAGCCATCACTCGGTCGCGCAACCACGCCCTCGACCGCGTCCGCAAGCGCTTCAAGAAGCCTTGATCATGGGTCACTCACTGCGAATCGGGGATACCCCGATTCGCAGCCGTTCGTTCCCGTCCTACTTGTCCCAGCCGCTCGTGGCGCCGCGGGTCATGCCGTAGGGGCCGACCGGCCAGTTGAAGCAGTCGACCATGAGCGTGTCGACCTGCTCGCGGGTGGCGATGCCCTCTTCGACGACGCGGTTCGCCTCCTGGATCATCGCGAAGTACACGCGGTTGGCAACGAAGCCCCACGCCGTCGTCGTGTCGTTGATGACCACGGGGTTCTTGCCGCACGCCGCAGCGACGTCGGTGACCGTGTCGACGGTCGCGTCGCTCGTACCGGGAGCGCGGATGATCTCGGCGAGCCGCATGACGACCGGGGGAGACGCCCAGTGCCAGCCGATCACGAGTTCCGGCCGCGAGGTGACCTCCGCGATCTGCACGATCGGGAACCCCGACGTGTTCGACGCGAGGATCGTCGTAGCCGGCGCGGCCGCGTCGAGGTCGCGGAACACCTGCTGCTTGAGCTCGAGATTCTCGGGCACGGCCTCGACCACGAGGTCGACCGCGGCCGCCTCGTCGAATGACGACGTGAACGTGAGCCGTGCGACCGCGGCGTCGGCGTCGGCGCGGCTCATCTTGCCGCGCTCCACACCGCGCTCGAACCCGTACCGTCCGGTGGTGACGTGCTCGAGCGCACGCTCGAGTGCGCCGGCGTCGAGGTCGTAACAGACGGTCTCGTACCCGGCGGTCGCCGTCACCTGGGCGATACCGCTTCCCATGACACCCGCCCCAATGACACCCACCTTCATTCTTTGCTTCGCTCCCACTGCGCTACTTCCGCTCGCTGCGCTCGCTCCAACTCTCATTGCTCCGCTCCCACTGCGCTACTTCCGCTCGCTGCGCTCGCTCCATCCGCTCCGTTCGCTCCGCGGCGGCCGCACGCGCGCAGGACCCGTCTTCGGGCTCTGGTTTGCTACTCGGGAAGGTTGATCCTGGCAAGCCAGAGGCCGGGGGCTTCGAGTTCGTTCGGTGTGGGGAGCATCGACTCGCTTTCCCACAGCCGGTTCAGCCCTTCGACTCCCGCGCGTTCGACGACGCCTTCGCAGAACGCCTGCCCGAGCTCGTAGTGCGCCCGCTCGAGCTTCAAGCCGAGCAGTCCCTCGATGAACCGCTCGGCCTCGCCGCGCTCGACGCGATGGCGGAGCATCGCTTCGTGGATGCGCTCGAACGTGGGCACCAGACGCCGACCCACGCGTTCCGTCACGTTGTCGGCGTAACCCTCGATCACCGCCGTCAGGCGCTGCAGCTCCTCGCGCGGCGCCGCCTGG is a window from the Acidimicrobiia bacterium genome containing:
- a CDS encoding MFS transporter; this translates as MSTDPRFAEPTPFARLVYAHAISVAGDACLTVSLAGSLFFQNPTGAARGKVLLYLVLTMAPFAIVAPVLGPALDRSRGGRRMLVILSAAGRAVLCLAMAQYISKSAPEGLLVYPLAFGALVLAKGYSIAKSALVPALVRNKSELVNANSRLALLSVIAAILGGLPAAGVQHLFGADWSLRVAAVVFAAAAILGFQIPKAPTRGPADSRDDEVIEAELHQPSILLAGSAMAVLRGSVGFLSFFTAFALKNDLFGLGVTLGAAAVGGFVGVVAAPIARRSEREEVILASALVLPAAFTLFGAFIGGTFGFMMAAFAVAIGAAAGRLGFDSLLQRDGPDAVRGRAFARFETRFQLVWVIGGILGVIPIAEKFGLFVLSVVLLCAAASYVAALRAARRRGMRTKLMPDSVDRAITRSRNHALDRVRKRFKKP
- a CDS encoding 3-hydroxyacyl-CoA dehydrogenase family protein; the protein is MKVGVIGAGVMGSGIAQVTATAGYETVCYDLDAGALERALEHVTTGRYGFERGVERGKMSRADADAAVARLTFTSSFDEAAAVDLVVEAVPENLELKQQVFRDLDAAAPATTILASNTSGFPIVQIAEVTSRPELVIGWHWASPPVVMRLAEIIRAPGTSDATVDTVTDVAAACGKNPVVINDTTTAWGFVANRVYFAMIQEANRVVEEGIATREQVDTLMVDCFNWPVGPYGMTRGATSGWDK